In a single window of the Tachyglossus aculeatus isolate mTacAcu1 chromosome 14, mTacAcu1.pri, whole genome shotgun sequence genome:
- the CPSF6 gene encoding cleavage and polyadenylation specificity factor subunit 6 isoform X2, which produces MADGVDHIDIYADVGEEFNQEAEYGGHDQIDLYDDVISPSANNGDAPEDRDYMDALPPSVGDDVGKGAVPNVVYTYTGKRIALYIGNLTWWTTDEDLTEAVHSLGVNDILEVKFFENRANGQSKGFALVGVGSEASSKKLMDLLPKRELHGQSPVVTPCNKQFLSQFEMQSRKTTQSGQMSGEGKAGPPGGSSRAPFPPGGRGRGRFPGAVPGVDRFPGPAVPGGPPPPPFPGAQTPPRPPLGPPGPPGPPGPPPPGQVLPPPLAGPPNRGDRPPPPVLFPGQPFGQPPLGPLPPGPPPPVPGYGPPPGPPPPQQGPPPPPGPFPPRPPGPLGPPLTLAPPPHLPGPPPGAPPPAPHVNPAFFPPPANSGMPTSDSRGPPPPDPYGRPPPYDRGDYGPPGREMDAARAPLSEAEFEEIMNRNRAISSSAISRAVSDASAGDYGSAIETLVTAISLIKQSKVSADDRCKVLISSLQDCLHGIESKSYGSGSRRERSRERDHSRSREKSRRHKSRSRDRHDDYYRERSRERERHRDRDRDRDRERDREREYRHR; this is translated from the exons GAAGCGGAATATGGTGGCCACGACCAGATAGATTTGTATGATGATGTCATCTCTCCTTCTGCAAATAATGGAGATGCTCCAGAGGACCGAGATTATATGGATGCCCTCCCACCGTCCGTTGGCGACGATGTAGGGAAAGGAGCCGTACCAAACGTCGTTTACACCTATACTGGCAAGAGAATCGCATTGTACATCGGAAATCTTACATGG TGGACAACAGATGAAGACCTGACTGAAGCAGTCCATTCTTTGGGAGTAAATGATATCTTGGAGGTCAAATTTTTTGAAAATCGGGCTAACGGCCAGTCAAAGGG GTTTGCTCTAGTTGGGGTTGGATCCGAAGCATCCTCTAAAAAGTTAATGGATCTGTTGCCTAAAAGAGAACTTCACGGTCAGAGTCCAGTTGTAACTCCATGCAATAAACAGTTTCTGAGTCAGTTTGAAATGCAGTCCAGAAAAA CCACCCAGTCGGGACAGATGTCGGGAGAAGGCAAGGCAGGTCCCCCGGGAGGCAGCTCGCGGGCGCCGTTCCCTCCGGGAGGCCGCGGCAGGGGCCGCTTCCCGGGGGCCGTCCCCGGGGTGGACAGATTCCCGGGCCCGGCTGTACCGggagggccgccgccgccgccgtttcCAG GGGCACAGACTCCACCCCGTCCCCCCCTGGGTCCCCCCGGCCCGCCGGGTCCTCCGGGCCCACCCCCGCCCGGGCAGGTCCTTCCTCCTCCGCTAGCCGGGCCACCCAACCGTGGggatcgccccccgccccctgtccTCTTTCCGGGACAGCCCTTCGGGCAGCCTCCTCTGGGTCCGCTCCCCCCCGGACCTCCTCCTCCGGTTCCGGGCTACGGCCCCCCTCCTGGCCCGCCGCCTCCTCAGCAGGGCCCACCACCGCCTCCGGGCCCTTTCCCGCCTCGCCCGCCGGGGCCGCTTGGGCCCCCCCTGACCCTCGCTCCGCCTCCACATCTTCCCGggccgccccccggggcccccccgcCGGCGCCGCATGTGAATCCTGCTTTCTTCCCGCCTCCCGCCAACAGCGGCATGCCGACGTCAGACAGCCGTGGGCCGCCGCCCCCGGACCCGTATGGCCGGCCTCCGCCCTACGACAGGGGAGATTATGGACCTCCCGGAAG AGAAATGGATGCTGCGAGAGCTCCATTAAGTGAAGCTGAATTTGAAGAAATCATGAATAGAAATAGAGCCATCTCCAGCAGTGCCATTTCGAGAGCTGTGTCCGATGCCAGTGCTG ggGACTATGGGAGTGCCATAGAAACATTGGTTACTGCTATTTCCTTAATTAAACAATCCAAAGTGTCTGCTGATGATCGGTGCAAAGTCCTCATTAGCTCTTTGCAGGATTGCCTTCATGGAATCGAATCCAAGTCGTACGGTTCTGGATCGAG ACGTGAACGGTCAAGAGAGAGGGACCACAGTAGATCAAGAGAAAAGAGCAGACGTCATAAATCCCGTAGCAGAGATcgtcatgatgattattatagagagcggagcagagagagagagagacatcgggaccgggaccgggaccgcgATAGAGAGCGGGACAGGGAACGAGAGTATCGTCACCGTTAG
- the CPSF6 gene encoding cleavage and polyadenylation specificity factor subunit 6 isoform X1, with protein MADGVDHIDIYADVGEEFNQEAEYGGHDQIDLYDDVISPSANNGDAPEDRDYMDALPPSVGDDVGKGAVPNVVYTYTGKRIALYIGNLTWWTTDEDLTEAVHSLGVNDILEVKFFENRANGQSKGFALVGVGSEASSKKLMDLLPKRELHGQSPVVTPCNKQFLSQFEMQSRKTTQSGQMSGEGKAGPPGGSSRAPFPPGGRGRGRFPGAVPGVDRFPGPAVPGGPPPPPFPGAQTPPRPPLGPPGPPGPPGPPPPGQVLPPPLAGPPNRGDRPPPPVLFPGQPFGQPPLGPLPPGPPPPVPGYGPPPGPPPPQQGPPPPPGPFPPRPPGPLGPPLTLAPPPHLPGPPPGAPPPAPHVNPAFFPPPANSGMPTSDSRGPPPPDPYGRPPPYDRGDYGPPGREMDAARAPLSEAEFEEIMNRNRAISSSAISRAVSDASAGDYGSAIETLVTAISLIKQSKVSADDRCKVLISSLQDCLHGIESKSYGSGSRRRERSRERDHSRSREKSRRHKSRSRDRHDDYYRERSRERERHRDRDRDRDRERDREREYRHR; from the exons GAAGCGGAATATGGTGGCCACGACCAGATAGATTTGTATGATGATGTCATCTCTCCTTCTGCAAATAATGGAGATGCTCCAGAGGACCGAGATTATATGGATGCCCTCCCACCGTCCGTTGGCGACGATGTAGGGAAAGGAGCCGTACCAAACGTCGTTTACACCTATACTGGCAAGAGAATCGCATTGTACATCGGAAATCTTACATGG TGGACAACAGATGAAGACCTGACTGAAGCAGTCCATTCTTTGGGAGTAAATGATATCTTGGAGGTCAAATTTTTTGAAAATCGGGCTAACGGCCAGTCAAAGGG GTTTGCTCTAGTTGGGGTTGGATCCGAAGCATCCTCTAAAAAGTTAATGGATCTGTTGCCTAAAAGAGAACTTCACGGTCAGAGTCCAGTTGTAACTCCATGCAATAAACAGTTTCTGAGTCAGTTTGAAATGCAGTCCAGAAAAA CCACCCAGTCGGGACAGATGTCGGGAGAAGGCAAGGCAGGTCCCCCGGGAGGCAGCTCGCGGGCGCCGTTCCCTCCGGGAGGCCGCGGCAGGGGCCGCTTCCCGGGGGCCGTCCCCGGGGTGGACAGATTCCCGGGCCCGGCTGTACCGggagggccgccgccgccgccgtttcCAG GGGCACAGACTCCACCCCGTCCCCCCCTGGGTCCCCCCGGCCCGCCGGGTCCTCCGGGCCCACCCCCGCCCGGGCAGGTCCTTCCTCCTCCGCTAGCCGGGCCACCCAACCGTGGggatcgccccccgccccctgtccTCTTTCCGGGACAGCCCTTCGGGCAGCCTCCTCTGGGTCCGCTCCCCCCCGGACCTCCTCCTCCGGTTCCGGGCTACGGCCCCCCTCCTGGCCCGCCGCCTCCTCAGCAGGGCCCACCACCGCCTCCGGGCCCTTTCCCGCCTCGCCCGCCGGGGCCGCTTGGGCCCCCCCTGACCCTCGCTCCGCCTCCACATCTTCCCGggccgccccccggggcccccccgcCGGCGCCGCATGTGAATCCTGCTTTCTTCCCGCCTCCCGCCAACAGCGGCATGCCGACGTCAGACAGCCGTGGGCCGCCGCCCCCGGACCCGTATGGCCGGCCTCCGCCCTACGACAGGGGAGATTATGGACCTCCCGGAAG AGAAATGGATGCTGCGAGAGCTCCATTAAGTGAAGCTGAATTTGAAGAAATCATGAATAGAAATAGAGCCATCTCCAGCAGTGCCATTTCGAGAGCTGTGTCCGATGCCAGTGCTG ggGACTATGGGAGTGCCATAGAAACATTGGTTACTGCTATTTCCTTAATTAAACAATCCAAAGTGTCTGCTGATGATCGGTGCAAAGTCCTCATTAGCTCTTTGCAGGATTGCCTTCATGGAATCGAATCCAAGTCGTACGGTTCTGGATCGAG AAGACGTGAACGGTCAAGAGAGAGGGACCACAGTAGATCAAGAGAAAAGAGCAGACGTCATAAATCCCGTAGCAGAGATcgtcatgatgattattatagagagcggagcagagagagagagagacatcgggaccgggaccgggaccgcgATAGAGAGCGGGACAGGGAACGAGAGTATCGTCACCGTTAG